The following proteins are encoded in a genomic region of Amyelois transitella isolate CPQ chromosome 14, ilAmyTran1.1, whole genome shotgun sequence:
- the LOC132902523 gene encoding uncharacterized protein LOC132902523, whose amino-acid sequence MPPIKGKMLSYSEEDMMKAYSDVKSGMSISAASKKYSIPYSTLSYKVNGKTPLERRMGPVSYLSAEQEDIIVLWILEMAKAGFPVTVQQLQDSVCKLVTELNIETPFKNNRPGRHWYESFKKRHPEIRLRTSQNLTEPRAAVTYEALRKWFAEISEFFKEKNLEAVIKNPKRVFNCDETAFFLNPKGNKVLAGRGNKTVYQKVNADEKECLTVLLTGNAAGDVPPPMIVYQYARIPRDLALSVPKNWGVGRSENGWMTGETFFEFISNIFNPWLNENNIEKPAILFIDGHTSHLTLQTSKFCSENGIILVALYPNATHLIQPMDVSVFRTLKSAWKTGVQNWRLQNIDSPRLRKVHFAPLLEQVLENTLKKSLFENGFRKCGLCPWNLEAVLQPTSKNNNTLKEDQKKSLKELREGLVFIEKHIGQDKLKVFQNTEKWTEDVQDQSLFQFWKDIKNKHDKLVQTMSSNNDEIVILPDEHENLTDDNNKENSIISGLTLEVLGDSERILTPSIETRNFLNASEVSEVFNNLNVPAKLTPTTIICDKEKDHITEILVNPQSPGLKSPVIQSPLSLNPTQPTSSSSTAKPIIPTPFKNSLFWPKEKENNKKKRNTEKVPAVVTSEKWQEYHENKERKKLEQLEQKQKRAEERKRKKQEKEEAIKNKKNKGCKKKTKTNVSASLKKVTKSLFASSSESECGTWKPSGGSTDDLNSDDHDTEFNIF is encoded by the coding sequence ATGCCTCCAATAAAGGGAAAAATGTTAAGTTATTCTGAAGAAGATATGATGAAAGCATATAGTGATGTAAAATCAGGAATGTCAATATCCGCAGcatcaaaaaaatacagtattcCTTATAGCACTCTCTCATATAAAGTTAATGGCAAAACACCTCTTGAACGCCGTATGGGTCCAGTATCTTATTTATCTGCAGAACAAGAAGATATCATTGTTTTATGGATATTAGAAATGGCTAAAGCTGGATTTCCCGTTACTGTGCAGCAGTTACAAGATAGTGTATGTAAGTTAGTGACTGAATTAAATATCGAAActccatttaaaaataacaggcCTGGAAGACACTGGTatgaatcatttaaaaaaagacacCCAGAGATTCGTCTAAGAACATCCCAAAATTTAACAGAACCTAGAGCTGCTGTTACTTATGAAGCATTAAGGAAATGGTTTGCAGAAATTTCAgagttttttaaagaaaaaaatttagaagCTGTAATTAAAAACCCAAAGAGGGTGTTTAATTGCGACGAAACAGCTTTCTTTCTTAATCCGAAGGGCAATAAAGTACTAGCAGGAAGAGGCAATAAGACAGTATATCAGAAAGTTAATGCTGATGAAAAAGAGTGTCTTACGGTACTTTTGACCGGAAATGCAGCTGGTGATGTGCCACCTCCTATGATTGTATATCAATATGCGAGAATTCCTAGAGATTTAGCTCTTAGTGTACCAAAAAATTGGGGTGTTGGGCGTTCAGAGAATGGCTGGATGACAGGTGAAACGTTTTTTGAGtttatatcaaatattttcaatccATGGCTTAACGAGAACAATATCGAAAAACCAGCAATATTATTCATTGATGGACACACTTCACATTTGACACTTCAAACTAGCAAGTTTTGCTCTGAAAATGGTATTATTCTCGTGGCATTGTACCCTAATGCCACACATTTAATACAGCCCATGGACGTTTCTGTATTTCGTACCTTAAAATCAGCTTGGAAAACTGGTGTCCAAAATTGGCGATTACAAAACATAGACAGTCCTAGACTTAGAAAAGTACACTTTGCCCCTCTCCTAGAACAAGTCTTGGagaacacattaaaaaaatcgcTCTTCGAAAATGGCTTTCGTAAATGTGGATTATGTCCGTGGAATTTAGAGGCAGTACTTCAGCCTACttcgaaaaataataataccttaAAAGAAGaccaaaagaaatctcttaaAGAATTGAGAGAGGGGCTTGTTTTCATTGAAAAACATATTGGACaggataaattaaaagttttccAAAATACGGAAAAATGGACAGAAGATGTCCAGGATCAATCACTTTTTCAATTTTGGAAAGATATCAAGAATAAACATGATAAACTTGTGCAAACAATGTCTTCAAATAATGACGAAATAGTGATTCTTCCTGATGAACATGAAAATTTAACTGATGAcaacaataaagaaaattccattatttcagGGCTAACTTTAGAAGTTTTAGGGGATTCAGAACGTATATTAACACCTTCCATTGAAACTCGCAACTTTTTGAATGCATCCGAAGTATCTgaggtttttaataatttaaatgtaccGGCCAAATTAACACCAACCACAATTATTTGTGACAAAGAAAAAGATCATATAACTGAAATACTTGTTAATCCACAGTCACCTGGCCTTAAGTCTCCTGTCATCCAGTCGCCTCTTTCTTTAAATCCTACGCAGCCAACATCATCAAGTAGCACAGCAAAACCCATTATTCCTACaccatttaaaaattctttattttggcCAAAGGAAAAGGAAAACAACAAAAAGAAGAGGAATACTGAGAAAGTACCCGCAGTAGTAACATCAGAAAAGTGGCAAGAGTACCATGAAAATAAAGAGAGAAAAAAGCTTGAACAACTTGAACAGAAACAGAAAAGAgctgaagaaagaaaaaggaaaaaacaagaaaaagaagaagctatcaaaaacaaaaaaaataaaggctgtaaaaaaaagactaaaacaaatgtatcagcttctttaaaaaaagtcaCAAAATCATTGTTTGCATCAAGTAGCGAATCTGAATGTGGTACATGGAAGCCTTCTGGTGGTAGTACAGATGATCTCAATAGCGATGATCATGATactgaatttaatattttttaa